CCGCCTGATTATGGAAGATGGCGATCGCGTTGTCTTCCGAGCCGGGCAGCTGCCAGACCCGCCCCGACGCGCTGCCGTACACCTCGGTGATATCGCCGAGGAAGAAGCGACCAAAGTCAGCCATGTGGATGCCGATGTCCATCGTCGCACCGCCGCCCGATTCCGGCATGCGGTACTGCCACTCGGCGCGGAAGTTGGCCAGACCGTCGTGCCCACCGAAGAGTCGGATGTGGTCGATCTCCCCGAGGGTGCCGGCGGCCATGATGCCGCGGATGTACTGCATCGAGGGGAGGAATCGCTGATTGAAGCCCACCGCCAGCACGCGGTCCGCGGCCACGGCCGCCGCCACCATGCGCTGGCATCCGTCCACGGTATTGGACATCGGCTTTTCGCAGAGCACGTGCATTGCGGCTGAAGACTCAACGCAGGCGGCCTCGATGGGAATGCACCGGGGGAGAGATGATCACCCCATCGCGCAGTTTGCTCCCGGAAGGCCTCCGGGGTGGTCACGGGGACCGCGCCGCCCACAGCGGAGAACGGCGGCGACAGCCGGATCAGGGTCTGAGACGGCGGTGAGCGTGGTCAGGGTGCCAATGCACCGTCCGTGCGCAATCGTCGATCACGCCGGCGCCGATGACTCGAACTTGGTGCACCATGGAAGGCCCTATGGGGATTGAGGTGGCGGATGTTCCTCGCTGGGACAGCGGGAATCCAATGCCCTCGGTCGCCACAGGATGCAGCGCCACCATGCCGCCGGCCCGCGTGCGCCGGGCTCGGCATCGTGGTAGTGTGTTGGCATTCCTTATGTTAGCGGGCGCTGGTCGCGGGCGCAGACAGGCCACCGCGATCGCAGCGCCGGACGAGGCAGGTCCGGACCCCTCACCTCTCAGGAGTCCCATGCGAAAGCTGCTGGCGGCTCCCATGCGCCTCGCTGCGCTGCTGGCGCTCTTCCCGCTCGTGGCGCCCGCCGCCCGGGCATCGGCAGGACCCACCGGGCTACTCCTGGTCCCAACAGATTCGCGTCCGCGAGTCGTGGCTCGATGCCCGGCACGCGATGCTGCTGCCGATGATGCGCCGGCATGGCATCGGGATGCGGATCGTGGTGAACGAGGAGTTCGACGACAACCCGGTGGTGCATGCGATTGCCCGCCGCGCCCCTACACCGGCAACCGCGACGTCTTCGTCTTCGTGGACGCCGGAGCAAAAGGGCTTCGGCGCGTGGCGCTCACCGGCTATTCCGAGGACAACCTGACGCGCTGGTTCGGAGCACGTCCGAACCCCGGCCCGCGGCGGTCGTGCTGCGTGAGTCTATGCCGAGCACGCCCCTGCCACGATCGGCCTGGAGATCGGCGGATCACGCGGGCAGGCTCGCGCCCTCACCCACGACGCCTACACCTGGCTCGTCGGCGTGCTCGGCGACAGCACCGTGCCCGCTTCGTCAGTGCCGCGCCGTTGATCGAGGAGCTCCTCGCACGCGTCTTGAGCGGAGAAGCCGCACTACACTGCGGCGGTGGCGGTGACGGCGCGGATCGTCGAGCGCGCCCTCTCCAACGAGGTGATCAAAGCCCGGTGTCACCACGGTCGGCGACGTGCGCAACTGGCTGCACGACGCGCTGGGCGCGCACGGCGTGCGGACCCGGTTCCAGCCGGACCTGCGTGTCCAGCGGCAAGGCGGCGGATTGCCACTCTCGCGCGGCTTCCTCGCCGTGGCGCCGGAGAAGACGGTGATTCTCCCCGGTGATGTGGTGCACATCGATTTCGGGATCACCTGCATGGGCTTCGACACCGACTGGCAGAGATGGCCTACGTCCTGAAGCCGGGCAGACCGACGCCCCGGCGGGGCTCAAGGCCGCGATGCGGAACACGAACATCCTGCAGGATGCTCTCATGCAACGCCACTCGCGTCCCGACCGTTCCGCCGGCGAGGTGTATCGGGCCACCATGCAGGAGATGAAGGAGCGCAGGATCGAGGCGATGATCTATTCGCATCCGATCGGGCTGCAGGGCCACGGCCTCGGCGCGAGCATCGACTTCCGATCGGGGCGCGTCCGGGCGCCGATGGCAAGCGACTCCGGAGGCTCCTGCATCTCGATCGAGCTCAATACCAAGACCGCGATCCCGGAGTGGAATGGGAGCAGCTCTTCGTGATGTTCGAAGACGATGCCTGGCTCGACGATGAGGGCTGGCACTTCTTCCGGCCCCCGTCAGGAGAAGTGGTTCCTGATCGGGCGGCGCCCAGGCCCATCGACCGGAAGGACGGCGGCAGGTGGCTTGCGCCCCCTTGACAAGAAAATCTGTCAAAGGTAGAATCTCTCCATGCTTGACCTCCAAGTCATCGACGATCCGGCCGCGGCGACGTCCGCCCTTGAGCCGATCCGCAGCCGGCTGCTCTCCGAATTGGCCGTCCCCGCCTCGGCGGCGACGCTGGCCACCCGGGTCGGCTTAGGTCGCCAGAAGGTCAACTACCACCTGCTGCGCTTGAGGCCCACGGGTTGGTGCGGTTGGCTGAGGAGCGGAAATGGGGCGGGCTGACCGGAGCGGCTGGTCGTCGCGACGGCCGCCTCGTACGTCGTGTCGCCGAAGGCGTGGGGCCGATTGCCGTGAATCCGGAGCGGCAAGTCGATCGGCTCTCGGCGCGCTACCTCATTGCCCTGGGCGCCCGGATCATCCGCGAAGTGGCCGACCTCGTGGGTCGGGCGGAAAAGCGAGGAAGCGCTTGGCGACGCTCGCGGTCGAGACCGACGTGGTCTTCCGGTCGGCGTCTGACCGTGCCGCGTTCAGCAGAGCTCACCGAAGCGATCGCGACGCTCGTCGCGAAGTATCACGACGGGCATTTCTGCGTGGTTCGTGCCGGCACAGTTCGAGGAGGAAGGCGGCAAGCCGGTCGCGGTGACGTTGGACTTCGGTCCCGCGATGGATTCGCGCTCGGTGGTGACGGCGTGGGATCCGCCGAGGCTGTTCGCCCGCGAGGAGCTGGCTGGGCCCCGGTTCCCGCCGATCGCGACCGAGTTCAGCGTCGAGGCGCGCGCCGGCGGCATCTGCGTCGTGCGCGTGGTACGGAGCCTCTTCTCCAGCACGGACGATTGGGACGCGCAGCTGACTGGTGCCGAAGAGGGTGGCCGGGCATCGCCCGCGTCCTGCGCTCTATCTCACGCACTTCCGCGGACAGCGCTCGGCGATCATGCAGATCATGTCCCCGGTGCCGGGCACGGCCGCAGAGGCGTGGAGACACTGACCGCGGCACTCGGGCTGCACGGCGCGCGTGGGGGATCGTTGCGCCGCACAGGCGGGTGTGCCTGCGCTTGGCGGCGTGGTGGGTACATCAGCGACAGTCCGTGCGGTGCCCTGATGCGGCTCGACACGCCGGGGCCCGGCACCGCTGCGTTCGGCACCATCAAGTTCGGCAGCATGGTCATGGCGACCTTGACGTTCTACATGTACGGTGAGCAGGCAGCCGAGAACGTTACCCGCCACACACCGCTGTGGCAGGCGTGGATGCAGGAACGCTTCCCGATGCCGGCCGTCATGGACGACGCCACGCCATGAGGGGCTCCTGCATTGCGCGTCCGCACGCGCGCTGGCTCCTGGCCCTCGTGAGTGGCGGTGCCGTGGCGCAGGTCGCGGCACAAGCGGAGAAGTACCCGCGCATGGCGGCAATCGGAGAGTACCAAATGGACGAGCGCGCCGAGATCGAATTGGCGCGCAGTGCCGCGCCGAATTCGGTTGCGCGCGATGCGACGATCCTGGTGCTGGGCCCGCAGGTACCGGACGGCGGTCGAAGGGACGAACGGCTTTGTCTGCATGGTGGCACGGAGCTGGATGGCGGCATTCGACTGGCCGGAATTCTGGAACCCGAAGGTGCGCTGCCGACTGCATGAACCGTCAGGCGGCCCGCACGATTCTCCCCGTGGTGCTCTTGCGAAGCAGAATGCTGATGGCCGGGAAGTCCAAGGCCGAGATCCTGACGGCGGTCAAGGCCGCGTTCACCAACGGCGAGGTGCCGGAGCTGCAAGGCGGCGCGATGTCCTACATGATGTCGCGATCGGCCTATCTGACCGATGAGGGCACCCACAACGCGCCGCATGTCATGTTCTTCACCGCGGGCGTGGACGCGACGGATTGGGGTTCGAATGCGGCAGACTCGCCGCTCATGGCGGCTCCCTACTGGTTCTTCTCGTCGACTGATGCATCGGCAATGCAGGGGCTGCCCCCGATCGTGGTGTTCCTCATCGGGGCGGCGAACTGGTCGGACGGCACGCCCGCGCAACCCTGATTGCGGGCAAGAACTACGCGGTGTCCAGTCGAAAACGTCTTTAATCGCTCCGGCACATCCCCGGCCCTTCGCTTCCGTGTTCCCGAACCGCATGGTAGCCTGGGTCAGGCGCTGGTCGGAGCGCCTCCGGTCCGCGGGAAGGGATGGTCCCCTCCGATGTCGTCGTAGTCCCGCAGCACCCCGACAACTCATCCTCTTTTCGGACCCACCTGGCGGACACGGGTCACCACGAAAGGAGATCCCATGTCCGGCACCAGCCCCAGGCGCGCCGATCCGATCGCGCGCAATGCCCGTCCGCTCCCCGCCACTCCCCATCTCGACTACGAGCGCAAGCAGGCCAAGGCGCTCCTCAAGCAGTTGCACGCCGGCGACCCCGACGCATTGCGTCGCGTGCAGACGGCGCACCCCGCCGCACTGCGCGACACCGGCGTTGAGACGCTCCAGTTGGCCGACGTGCAGCACGTGATTGCGCGTGAGTACGGCTTCACCAGTTGGCCGAGGATGGTCGAGTACTTCGAGGTGCTCGAGCGGCACCGCCATGCCCCGCGATTCAACGTCGCCGACGACGGCCTCGCACGCTTTGAGGCGCTGGCCAAGAACGTGGTGAAGCGGCACGAGCACGGCGATGTCATTGTGGCGCGGGAGCTCGCCCACTTCGTCCCGCGCTTCTTCGCGCGACCACTCGCCGAGATTCTCGCGGTGCCCATCACCCTCGACGAAGCACGGCTCGTTGTCGCGCGGCGCTATCGTCGGGCGAGCTGGGAGGAGTTGATCGCACGTGGCGACGACTCGCGGCGGCGCAACGACAAGGACGTGTGGGATCGAGGGAGTGGCCCGCGAGCGCGCGCCGGCACCGCGATCCAGGCGCACGATGTCGACGCCCTCTCGGCGATCCTCGACGCGCACCCGGAGCTGCTCACGCCGTCGCGGACCGATCGCGAGTGGCGCAACACCCTGGGGACGATGGCACTCCGCGCCGAGCGCGACGCGACGACCCCCGACGCGCGCCGGGTCACCGACCTGCTCGCGGCGCGCGGCATGGACATTCAGCAGGAACTCAGCGAGCTGCTCCTCGGCTGGCCGCAGGACGGGGCGCGGACACGTGACGGCCTCCTCGCCGAGACGGTGCAGTGGTGCCTCGACCGCGGCGCCGATCCCGACTGGCTGCCGCCCACCGGCATCCCGATCGTCGAGCATGCGATCGCCCGCTTCCGAAACCCAGCGGCGGTCGATGTCATCGCCCCACGGGTCACGCCACGGCGCGCCCTCTGGATCGCCGCCGGCCTCGGCGACGTCGCCGGCGTGAAGCGCTTCATCGCCGGGAAGGGGCGGCTCACCCCGGAGGGACGGCTCAATCGCCCTGATCCGGTGGCGATGGGACTGCACCAGGGCCACCTCCTCCCCACCACGACGCGGACGACCTCGAGATCATGTACGAGGCGTTCCAGATCGCCGGATGGAACCAGCGGTGGGCGGCGATGGATGCGCTGCTCGCCGCCGGATTCCCGATCGACCATTCGCCGTTCCAGTGGCCGCTGCTCCGCGAGGCGGTGGGGAACCTGATGGTGCCGCTCGCCGAGTTTCTCGTGCGTCGCGGTGCCGACCTCGATCACGACTGGCCGGGGCACGGCTCGGCGCGCGCCACGGCCCGCGGACACGTCCAGTACTTCCACGACCCGTCATCCGACGACGTGCGCCAGCTCCTGGCCATCTGCGGCGCAGGCACCGTCGAGGAGATCCTGGCCGAGATCGATGCCACCAGGCACGCGCCGCCGCCGATGAACGAGATGGCGGTCCGTGTGCTGCAACTGGCCGCGGACGATGCGGCGCGGCAGGCGCAGCCAGCGATCACCACCGAGCACCTGCTCGTCGGTGTCCTCCGCCTCCGCGATGGTGCCTTCCTCTCATTCCTCCACGGCACCGGCGCGGAGATGCCCCAGCTGCGCGCATTGATCGGCACGAGGCTCCTGCCTGATGTCGATCCGCTTCAGGGAGCGGGGTTGCAGCTTGATGCCGGCGCCGAGGCGGCGATCGCGACCGCCACGGCAGCGGCGGACGTCCGCCGCCGCGAGGGGGTCGGCCCGTGGCACCTCTGGTACGGCCTGCTGCAGCAGCGGGGCGCGCCCGGGGCGCAGCTGCTCCATCAGGTGGGGACCAAGATGGACGTCCTGTCGGAGCGATTGGCCTCCACGATGTAGTGGGGCCACGCCGTGGCCCGCGCGCGTTAGAATTCCAGCGTCACGCGCGGGCTTCGGCGGCACTCCGCCCACGCCCTGCCCCTCCCGGGAGCCCCATGTCGCTAACGCTCGACCCTGCCGCGCCTTCCGACTTCGACTTCGTCATCGGCGATTGGCGCGTCCATCATCGCCGCCTCAAGGCGCGCCTGGCCGGATGCACCGAGTGGGAGACCTTCGACGGATTGTCGTCGACGCGGAAGACGCTCGGGGGCTTCGGCAATGTCGAGGACAATCAGCTCTTCCTCCCGACGGGGAGCTACCGCGCGGTGGCGCTCCGGTCCTACGACGTGGCCGCGGGCACCTGGTCGATCTGGTGGCTCGATGGACGTTTCCCGGGGGCACTCGACACGCCGGTGGTTGGTCGCTTTTCCGATGGCGTGGGCCTGTTCTTCGCGGAGGATTCGCTCAACGGTGTGCCTGTTCGAATCCGCTTCAGCTGGCGCATCTCACCCGAGGGCCATCCCCGTTGGGATCAGGCCTTCTCGGTCGACGGCGGCGTCACCTGGGAAGTCAATTGGGAAATGGAGTTTGTCCGGCGCAGCTGATCACCCTGAGCCATGCGAGGCGGAATGAAATCCCTGTTCAGCACCACCGCGCTTCTTCTTGCCTTTGCGGGCAGCGCGTCGGCCCAGGAAGCCGCGCCACCGGCGCCCGCGGTCGTGGTGCAGCGCTTCGTCGATGCGGCGAATGCGCGCGACGCCAACGCGATGGCACTGCTGGTCGCGCCGGACGCCATCTTCGAACGCTTTCCGGGTGGGCAGATCATCGCGCAGGGGCGCGACAGCATCCGCGCCCGCTACGCCCGGTCGCTGCCGCCCATGCCGCCCGGTTGGCGCATCACGGTGCAGCCGAGGATCGTCGAGGGCAACCTGGTTATCGACCAGGAGCACTTCACGGGCGGGCCGCCGGAACGGACACAGGCAACCTGGATGTACCTCGTGCAGGGCGGGTTGATCCGCCGCGCATGGGTGCTGGACGGAAAGGCGCCGTAACAGCCCCGTCCCGGCGCTGACGTCGGTCACCGCGCGACGATGCCATCATGCACCACTACTTTGCAGTGATCGATGGCCACACCCGCTGCCGCGGCGTGAAGGCCAAGTGAGGCGCGGCGCAACGGGGAGTGGAGCGAATGGAATGGCTGACTGACCCACAGGCATGGATCGCACTCGGGACCCTGACGGCGCTTGAGGTGGTGCTGGGGATCGACAATCTGGTCTTCATCAGCATCCTCGCGTCCAAGTTGCCGGCGAGCCAGCAATCGAAGGCGCGGCGCCCCGGCCTCCTGCTCGCCGTCATTTCGCGGGTCGCGCTGCTCTTTTCGCTGGCGTGGATCATCAAGCTGACGGCCCCGCTCTTCACGATTGCGTCGAAGGGCATCTCCGGACGGGACCTGATCCTGATCGCGGGCGGTCTCTTCCTGCTCGCGAAGAGCACGCACGAGATCCACAACAAGCTGGAAGGCGATGAAGGCGCCATGTCTGCTCGGGTCGCGCCCTCCTTCGGTGGCGTGCTGATCCAGATCATGCTGCTCGACGTCGTCTTCTCACTCGACTCCGTCATCACCGCGGTCGGCATGGTCGACGACCTCAGCATCATGATCACGGCGGTGGTGATTGCCATTTCGTTCATGATCTTCTTCGCGGACGCGATCAGCGGCTTTGTGGACCGGCATCCCACGGTCAAGATGCTGGCGCTGAGCTTCCTGCTCCTCATCGGCGTGACGCTCGTCGCGGAAGGTCTGGGTCAGCATTTCCCGAAGGGCTACATCTACTTCGCCATGGCATTCTCGGTCATGGTGGAGCTCCTGAATCTCAGGATGCGCCGCCCCAAGGGACCCCCCGTCAAACTCCACTCGCCGTACGTGGCACCGCCCACCGGCGCGTCGAACGACTGATGTCCTCCGGGACGCGAACGCCCGACACCCTGCCGCCGTAGCGCCCTGATCTTGCCCTCCGCGGGAGTTGGGCGGATACTCATCGGTCCGACGTTGGGCAGGATCGCTCCCGACGCCACTCGCTCAGGGAAGGATTGCCATGACCATCTCCCGCCTCGGCTCCCTCGTCGGCACCGCCACCCTCCTCATCCTCGTCCCCTCCCTCCGGCCCAACGCCATGAGTGCCCAGGCACAGGAGGGCATCGGCATCAAGGTCGGTGACACCGTTAGCGTGGGCACTGGTCAGGGCATGGTCCTGGCGATCGTGCGCGGCGTCGAGGGACACCAGTTCGATGTCCAGATCATCAACGGGCCACGAACCTTCCGCACCTACCCCACGCAGCTGCGCCGACGCGGGCCATCCACGCGGTACGATCGTGCCAATGGAATTTTCGAAGTGGGCGACCTGATCACGGTCCTGCGTGACGGACGGTGGATCGACAGCAAGGTCCTCACCGTGGCCGGGACGGAGTACCAGGTGACACTGCCGGGGAACATGATGGTCTGGGCCAAGCCTGAGCAGATCCGTTTCGTCAGCGAGGCCCCACCCAAAGTCGTGGCAAAGGCCGGGACGCCGCCGCGCCCGGGCCTGGTGAGCTGCACCGGCAAGATCGAGGGGCGCTATGCCGCCTCCGGCTCCATCCCGGTGCAGATGACGTTTCGGGCGGGCAAGGTCACCCTGTCGCTGATGGGGGAGAACCAGAGCGGGGAGTGCTGGACAGGCGGCGGGAAGGTCGTGATCACCCTGATCGGTGAGGAGGGGGCGATGGAACTCGACATCAATGACGACGGCTCGCTTCAGTCCTCCATGTTCGGCGAGCTGGTGAAGAAGGCGAAGTCAGCTGCCTGACGCGCCGCGCCCCAAGACCGCCGGCGTGATCGCCCCGCCGCCGCTCATCTACGGCGTCCCGCTGCTGGCGGGCCTGCTGCTCGACCGCTGGTCGCCGTGGCCGCTCGTCGCCGGACGCGCCACGATGCCGGGCGCGCTCGTGCTGGTACTCCTCGGCTTCATTGCACTCCCGGCCGTGCTCGCCTTTCGGAAGGCACGCACCCATCCGAGCCCTGGAAGCCCACCAAGGCGCTGGTGACCGTCGGGCCGTATCGCTTCTCGCGGAACCCGATGTACGTCGGCTTCACGCTCTGCTATCTCGGCATCGCGTGTTGGCGGAACAGCGTCTGGCCGCTGCTTGCCTTTCCGGTGGTGCTGGCGGTGATGCAGGGTGGGGGGTGGTCCATCGCGAGGAGCGCTATCTCGGAGCGACTCTTCGGCGAGGACTACCGGGCGTATCGCGCGCGGGTGCGTCGCTGGTTCTGAGCGGAGGTTGGGACGACCACCGCAGGCCGAGCGCCACGCGCGCATCTGGGAGGGACGATGGACAAGGTCAACCTCGCCGAGAAGTTCGCCCCTGATCACGGAGCATTGGCGCCCCAAGGTCGTCGGCGAACTGAACGGGCAGGAGGTCAAGCTCGCGAAGTTCAAGGGAACGTTCGTGTGGCACCAGCACGACCACGAGGACGAGCTCTTCCTCGGCGTGCGCGGCCATTTCCAGGTCGAGTTCCGGAACAGCGTGGTGGAGCTCGGTCCCGGCGAGTTCCTCGTGGTACCGCGCGGCGTGGAACACCGCACGGTCGCGGACGAGGAGGTCGAGGTGCTGATCTTCGAGCCCGCCGCGACCCGGAACACGGGGAACGTCGAGGATCCGACGTTCACCGCACCCCAGGGCGTTCGGCTCTAGCGGTCCGTCGGGCCTACGCCACCAGCGGCGTCGACACCCCAAGCTTGAAGCCGTCGAGATCCTTGAACTGGAACATCCGCGCGCCCCACGGGCGATCGGCCGGCTCGCTCAGCAGCGTTCCGCCGTTGGCCTTGATCCGCTCGGCGGTGCTGTCGACGTCGGCGTAGGTTGGGACGTTGATCTGCAGGTAGCAGCCCTGCCCTTTGATCCGGTCCCAGCCGAGCTTGCCGTCGTCCTGGTTGAGGACGAACTGGCAGTTGCCGGCGACGATCACGGCGGCGACGACCTTCCCCTCGTTCTCGAATTGCTGCGCCACGGCGAACCCGATGGCATCGCGGTAGAAGCGGATCGAGGCCGCGAGGTCGGTGCAGGTGATGGAGCAGCCCAGGTTGGTCGCGTTCAGCGCAGGAGCGGTCATGACAGTCTCGGGAAAGGGTTTGGAGAAGGAGGCAATGATAATCGGGCCGCGCGCGCAGTGGCGCGCGACCGACCCCTGCAGCCAGGATTGTAGGCACCACCCTCGGAGTACCAGATGACTCGGCTTCTTCTCGCCCTGGCGGCGTTGCTCACTGTGGCCACTCCCGCATCAGGGCAATTGGTCGTGCAAAAGGGCGAACGACCGCCGCGTCGGCCAGAGGCGGAGTGTACCGAGATCTTCCTTCCACCCGCCGGCGACACCACACGCGGCGTGTACTGGGAACCTACCCCGCGTCGTATGGTCCTGATCGACGTGAAACCACCGAAGCAGTATGTCAATGCGCCGATCGTGATGAGAATGCATGTCGACCGACGTGGGGTAGTCGATAGTATCGACGTCACCGGGATTTCCGACTCCGGCTTTGTGCGGCAACTCAGGAAGTTCAGTCGCGGATTCTCCTTCATGCCGACCATGTACCAGGCGTGCGCCGTGCCGGGCTGGACCACCATGCAATTCAGCTTTGGTGCACCCAAGCCCGGGCAGCGTGTGTGGCCGGACGACTGAGGGAGGGGCGCGCCGGAATCGAGCCGGAGATGGCGGAGAAGACACGAGCCTGAAGCGCACTGGAGCACACCTTGGCCCCGAGCGCGCATCCGCCTTACGGAGGGGGCAACACCCGCGTCGCCTGGAAACTGAAGGTGTGGTATGCAAGGCCACTGCTGTATCGCACGGGCCAGATCAGCGTGCCGGTGAGCGTGAGCCCTGACATCGTGGCATTCAGTGAACCACCTGGGAGCGAAATCTCATCCGGCTGCGGAATGTTCACGGCCGAGGCGATCAGCGTCCCGCTCCCCAGCGTCCCCATCGTCAACGACCAAATGTACGAGGGGTCTGGCGGACAGTCGGAGCCGAGGAATGCCTTGAGCACACCCGAGAAGGAGGAATCGAGGACGGGGGCATATTGTCCTGGAGGGAACTGCTCCAGATAGAGCGCGCGACATGTCGGACTGGGAACGTTGTACAGGAAGAGCAACGAGTTCTGTGGCGTGCTCGTGAGACTCTGGCTCCAGCCGTTGAACAGGTTGAAGATCGTCGTGTCGGACTTCTCGCTGCCGATGCCACCAGGCGGCAACTGCGACGAGACCAGCGTGGCCGACGTGAACCGCCAGGCGAAGTTGGTGGGCGCCGCCGTGACCGGCACGGTGGCCGGCCCGAAGCCGGTCGCGGCTGGTGCGCGGAGCGGGTCACGCATGGTGACAGACACCGTATAGGGCCCACCAACGGGAAGGCATGCGTCACCGTGCTATCGCCGGTGACCGTCACCGTCGGCGGGGGTGGTCCCATCGTTGAACCGCCAGACATAGATCGACTGCGCCTGGCCAGGACGCCTGGGTGAGCCGTCAGCTTGGCGGGAACGGCCCCGGTGATTCCAGCGGGCGCCGTGACGGTCAGCACGTGATATCCGACCGTCATCTTCTGGACGTCGACGAAACCGAGCTGCCCGGGGTCGCTCGCGGGATACGGCGAGAGCGCCTTGAACACCATCAAGTAGGTGGAGAAGCCGTCGGGAATGTTAAGCGAGGAGACTGGCCTGCTACCGTCCTCCTCCCAGAAGTAGACGAATTGCTGGTCGGTGCCGGCCACAGCGCGCACCGTACACGCGCTGCACATGAAGCGCACGGTGAGTCCTTGTCCGGTCCAGACCGTGTCACCTGGCACCACGCGCGCCCAGCTCTGATCCACGGTGAGCGAATCCTCCAACT
The sequence above is drawn from the Gemmatimonadota bacterium genome and encodes:
- a CDS encoding DUF1579 domain-containing protein, with amino-acid sequence MSLTLDPAAPSDFDFVIGDWRVHHRRLKARLAGCTEWETFDGLSSTRKTLGGFGNVEDNQLFLPTGSYRAVALRSYDVAAGTWSIWWLDGRFPGALDTPVVGRFSDGVGLFFAEDSLNGVPVRIRFSWRISPEGHPRWDQAFSVDGGVTWEVNWEMEFVRRS
- a CDS encoding TerC family protein, with the translated sequence MEWLTDPQAWIALGTLTALEVVLGIDNLVFISILASKLPASQQSKARRPGLLLAVISRVALLFSLAWIIKLTAPLFTIASKGISGRDLILIAGGLFLLAKSTHEIHNKLEGDEGAMSARVAPSFGGVLIQIMLLDVVFSLDSVITAVGMVDDLSIMITAVVIAISFMIFFADAISGFVDRHPTVKMLALSFLLLIGVTLVAEGLGQHFPKGYIYFAMAFSVMVELLNLRMRRPKGPPVKLHSPYVAPPTGASND
- a CDS encoding helix-turn-helix transcriptional regulator; this translates as MLDLQVIDDPAAATSALEPIRSRLLSELAVPASAATLATRVGLGRQKVNYHLLRLRPTGWCGWLRSGNGAG
- a CDS encoding nuclear transport factor 2 family protein, whose amino-acid sequence is MKSLFSTTALLLAFAGSASAQEAAPPAPAVVVQRFVDAANARDANAMALLVAPDAIFERFPGGQIIAQGRDSIRARYARSLPPMPPGWRITVQPRIVEGNLVIDQEHFTGGPPERTQATWMYLVQGGLIRRAWVLDGKAP
- a CDS encoding SRPBCC domain-containing protein; translated protein: MPAQFEEEGGKPVAVTLDFGPAMDSRSVVTAWDPPRLFAREELAGPRFPPIATEFSVEARAGGICVVRVVRSLFSSTDDWDAQLTGAEEGGRASPASCALSHALPRTALGDHADHVPGAGHGRRGVETLTAALGLHGARGGSLRRTGGCACAWRRGGYISDSPCGALMRLDTPGPGTAAFGTIKFGSMVMATLTFYMYGEQAAENVTRHTPLWQAWMQERFPMPAVMDDATP
- a CDS encoding VOC family protein; protein product: MTAPALNATNLGCSITCTDLAASIRFYRDAIGFAVAQQFENEGKVVAAVIVAGNCQFVLNQDDGKLGWDRIKGQGCYLQINVPTYADVDSTAERIKANGGTLLSEPADRPWGARMFQFKDLDGFKLGVSTPLVA